The genome window TACTGACAAATTAATGTCCTCTTGTATAGTACCATGTCTGTCCAATTCTCTTGTACACTTTACTGTTGCTGTATTTATCCAGATGTGATACCATGGCTTTAGTTCCCTGCTCTTAATGTGTTAGACTCTGGACAGATATCTTTCTCTAATGCCTCTTAGTTCATCAGCAAAATATCCTCTTAAAAGTAGCAAGATTGGAGCTTCTGTAGAAGGATTTATATtgctggtggggttttttggttttactcATCCCATTGCTTAAGTTGAAAGAGAAGCTTGTGTCTTCCTTACCTGTGTGCTCCTTATGTGCTCCAGCAACTGAGCTGAGAGTTCATAACTCACCCTATAAACCTTATGCAAAAGCAAGATAAAAGATGGAATTCACATGGTCTTGTTACAAAATTGTACTTCAAAATCTGACATGTTTTATACATAAATCgctttattttgctcttttccaAGATGACTTTTATAAGACTTGCCTGTTCTGTGACAGCCATTTATGCCTTTCCCTTGTTTTTAGTGATTTAAACGATCATTAATTatctattttctctctctctctttaagTAGGCAAAACAAAATGATGCTACAGACATTTTATAGTATATGACAGGGTCTACCCAGGACCAGCTGCTTTCTTAGGAAGCCTCACTATGTGAtgatatattttgcttttaaatgagAGTAGCAAGGGTAGAAGACAAGTTACATAttcatttgttcttttctctgtgttaaACAGAACTTGGGAAAGTGTAAAGCGGACTGGCAACAAGAAGGGAGTCACAGCTGATGGTAAGACATTGGTGGCTTTTATTTGgtggcatttttttcctgtggaagtTCTGATAAACTCACAGTGCAgacagagctgagctgtttcTGAGCGAatgaggatgaggagcaggTAGCTCAGCAGAGCTTGCTATACCCCAGAGCTAATGAAATGCCAGCTTCAGTGCTGCACAATCAGATCCCAAGATCACTGGATTCACTTTAGGGTGATGGAGCAATTGCAAAGACATGATGGATGCCCTGATACAGAGCAGCTCACAGCCTGGTGGGTTGTTAGAGGGGCTGAGGACACAGTTGTCTTTGGGCACAAGAGGAACATGATTTAGCCATGAGAGCAGCATAGGAAGGTTCATAAGGTTCAATACAGAGGCTTCCAGAGAGTCTCTCCATGAAGGAGAGCCTTTCCCTAGATATTGATGGGCTGAGGGTGAGTCTTGCATCCTACATGTGCCTCTCATTTGCTGGGATGCTTTGAAGATGCCGTTTGGGGCTTTTATTTCACCTTGATATAAATGATATAAGGAGCCCAAATTCCTCATTCAGGATTCTGGAGCAGGCATCTAAATGTTTAATGCTCACAGTAGCAGTGCTTGGGTTCCTCTCCAGATCTAGCACTAAATACTCACTTTCTGCTGTACTCAGACTCTCTGTCCTCTGTGGCTGTTGCAGGGGTAGCAGTGattgcagtgctgcagagaaCTCTGCACTATGACTGCATTGTCCTGGTGAAACAGTTCAGGCCCCCAATCAATGGCTACTGCTTGGAATTCCCTGCAGGTAAGTGACTGAAACATTAGGATGAGTCACATATAGTTCAGTGTGTTTAGATGTGCTTAGAGTGTCAGCTGGAAACTGTGCTGAGCTCAGTGTGCTATTCCAAAATAGCAATATTTgataatgaagaaaacaaaatgagctTGTTGCAGCAAATTGGAGAAAATTCTCTCCACTTCTCCTTTCTCTAGGAGTCAAAGCATTCAGCTTCTTTCCCTCATGAGAATATTAGTGCCATTTCCTGGGAAGGTAGCATGATTCTGTAGATGATCAGTTAAGGATGTGAGGAGCAGCACGATGAATCCAGAAGCTGGAATCCTTCCTAATGCTTCAGTTTATCCCTCTGTAAATACAGGGCAGGGAGGATGTTTCACCTCTTCCATAACACTTGATTAGGTCTTGGGATGGGTATTGCAGTTAAGTGGTAGGCTTTTAATTATTCTTGTATATTATTTATCTCACAGGCCTCATTGAGGAAAACGAGTCAGCAGAAAGTGCTGCACTGCGAGAGCTGGAGGAAGAAACTGGGTACAAGGGGGAAGTCATTGAATGTACTCCAggtctttgctttttttttgttttcccaccAAAGCTACTTCTGTCTTTGAAGGCTACTCTAAATGTCTAAAATGCTTTAAAGCATAGGTAAAATCTATGCAGCAAAGCCTACATAGATTAGCAGAGCAGCATCTCATGGCTGTACCAGTGGAACTTTGGTCCTTTTGTGAGTCAGTTGCTGAGCTTCTGCTAAACACACAGGTCTGAAGTAAAAGGTGGATGTCTGTAGGGAGAAAACTCAATTATTCAAGCTGTGATTTGGCATTTTAGTATAAATGTCTAAATTACTGGACTTCTGTGAACAGCATCTGAGAACttaggtagaaaaaaaaagctgcatgaTGCAGTGTGAGTGGAGGTCACGCTCCTGTCAGCTGTGGGGAGGTGACAGGACTTGGGTTTTCCAActggaaagaaggagagaataATTGGAATAAATTCAGAGATCCTTTGGAATGTGATTATTGCCAATCCCATGTTTCCTACATAAAATGAAGGTAAAACAAGGATCAGAAATCAAACTTGACAAGGTAGAAAGGTAACTTAGATACGATTTCAAGGCAATGTCATTGCAGTTGAGACCTGATTCTCAGTTATTGGTTACAACTGCATGCTGGGCACAGAGAGGTGGAAGCAGGTGATAGCAAAATTAGACTCCAATAGACTTAGGAAGTCTGTAAGGGGTAGTTTGTAGTTAAATCTTCAGTTTATGGAATGGAAAGTAAACTTAGCTGCTGAAAACAAGTCTTACCAGGGATCTGAGAGTTac of Pseudopipra pipra isolate bDixPip1 chromosome 5, bDixPip1.hap1, whole genome shotgun sequence contains these proteins:
- the NUDT5 gene encoding ADP-sugar pyrophosphatase, whose amino-acid sequence is MAAERSTEVPKTAKQFVVKEQVIAERKWLKLEETTYTDPFGKTRTWESVKRTGNKKGVTADGVAVIAVLQRTLHYDCIVLVKQFRPPINGYCLEFPAGLIEENESAESAALRELEEETGYKGEVIECTPALYLDPGMSNSTTHIVNVIINGDQAENTRPKQKLGEF